The following is a genomic window from Onthophagus taurus isolate NC chromosome 1, IU_Otau_3.0, whole genome shotgun sequence.
AGAGACGTTGCTACAACAAATCGTGGCTTGCCAATTCCACCCATCATAAAACTTTGTACCGCTCTTCGGTTTTATGCAAGTGGAAGTTATCAGGTAATTATAAAAGAcatcttttataattatagtATAAAGGTAGAGGACAAGTTTAGCATATTATTACATCTTGTACTTACAGAGGATATGTGGGGATTTACCGCACATCAGCCAGACATCCACTTGCCGAATAATAAATGAGGTGTCGGAATTACTGGCAAGAAATATTGGAAAATATGTGAATTTCCCAAGCAGTGAAGCCGAAAAAACCAACCTACGAcgaaaatttttcgaaattggAGGTTTTCCTGGAGTTGTAGGGTGTGTTGACGGGACTCacatataaattaaaagtccGGGAGGTGCCAATGCCGAAATATTTAGAAACAGGAAGTGATTTATGTCCTTAAATGTTCAGGTCGTGGCTGGACCAACTTTGAAAATCTTTGATATTGTTATAAGATGGCCTGGGTCTGCACACGATAGCAGGATATTTAATAGCAACGCTGTGGCTATGAAATTTGAATCGAAGCTATTAACTGGAATATTGTTGGGCGACAGTGCCTACCagcaaaatcaatttttgaacaaCGATATAATATAGCACATGTTCGTACCAGAAACGTTGTAGAAAGAACGTTTGGCGTTTGGAAAGGACGGTTTCGGTGCCTAACTGGGGCCTTacaatgtaacataaaaaatgtaacaagGATTATTGCTGCTACAGCAGTGTTGCATAATATTGCGCAGGATATTGGGGCAGAAATCCccaataataatgaaattccGAATGAAGAACGTATTGTGCCAGTTCTTCCTGCCGTGGATCGTCGAAGAGGGAATATAATAAGGAACGCTTTCATACAAAGACATTtcatgtaataatttttagtttgtgTACCTTTGTACCtttcataatatattaattttgattacatttccttgattttctaaatatatttttttaaagtctctaattattaaagatgttCTATACTATTATCGTTTCCATGTATTgtattagaaataataatgtaGAGGTAATGCAAAgataagtttatttaattaaatttattacttattaatttctttttttaataattcaatttctaattttaatttctcctTATTTATCTCATGCAATTCTGCTGCCTGCTGTcttctttcttctatttctttCATTTATGCCTTATGCAATTCGTTGTCATTAATTCTTTGTTGCCTTAATCTCTTCAACCTCATCTCGGCCTCCTCTTCTAAGGCGCTGGCAACCTTCCCTCGACTGCTCCGAACCCTCGGGGTTACTGATATGCGGTGGTGCACTGTCGGAGTAtctttgagaaataaattcaatataaaggttaaaataattacttttaaaagcaAGCACTTGCTGGGTTCAGGGCTAGAGCCTTGCTCGACGACAACTGGTTGGAGTACATTATTTCTATCTAAATTATACTCCGTACTACCACCAGCTGTACAAGTTTCACTATCAATA
Proteins encoded in this region:
- the LOC111416702 gene encoding myb/SANT-like DNA-binding domain-containing protein 3; translation: MRGEEGFDQSEKIVLRTLEQLRKCWENIKARRKKELAAEKKARMATGGGLFVPIPDDDAVDAVLNAVDIELSEAIDSETCTAGGSTEYNLDRNNVLQPVVVEQGSSPEPSKCLLLKVIILTFILNLFLKDTPTVHHRISVTPRVRSSRGKVASALEEEAEMRLKRLRQQRINDNELHKA